DNA sequence from the Amycolatopsis sp. Hca4 genome:
GGTGTGGCGGCCCGGCGGCGGGTCGCCACGGGCGATTCCGTACGCGGCCGTCTTCCTGGGGCTCGTCACCGCGCAGGTCTTCCTCGGCATCGCGCACGTCACGACCGTGCACGTGCCGCTCGGGGTGCTGCTGTTCGGCGTGAGCCTGGTGCAGCTCAGCCGCCCGAGTGCATGTCTTCCGCCTCGGGGACGCAGTCGTCGTCCGGATCGTCCAGCCAGCCGTGTGGCAGCGTGACCTTGCCCGGGGAGCCCTGACGTCCGCGCGGGCCCGTCGCCGCCTCGGGGAACGGGGCCGAGTGGTCGAGCTGGGCGATCAGGTCGTCGAGCTGGTCCATCGACGAGAGCATCGCGAACCCGCGGCGGAGCTCCGAGCCGACCGGGAAGCCCATCAAGTACCAGGCCATGTGCTTGCGGATGTCGCGCATCGCCTTGTCGTGGCCGTCGTGCTCGATGAGGAGCTCGGTGTGGCGGCGCAGCACCTTCGCGACCTCGCCGAGGTTGGGCGGGGTCGGCAGCGGACGGCCGGCGAAGGCGGCTTCGAGCTCACCGAACAGCCACGGGCGGCCGAGGCAGCCGCGGCCGACGACCACGCCGTCGCAGCCCGTCTCCTCGACCATGCGCAGGGCGTCGGCGGCGGAGAAGATGTCACCGTTGCCGAGCACCGGGATGCTGGTGACGGCTTCCTTCAGCGCGGCGATCTTCGTCCAGTCGGCCTGGCCTGAGTAGCGCTGGGCGGCCGTGCGGGCGTGCAGGCTGACGGCGGCGGCGCCTTCGGCTTCGGCGATGCGGCCGGCGTCGAGGAAGGTGTGGTGGTCGTCGTCGATGCCGATGCGGAACTTCACCGTGAACGGCGTGTCCCCGGCGGCCTTCACCGACTCGCGCACGATGGCTTCGAACAGCTTCCGCTTGAACGGCAGCGCGGCCCCGCCGCCCTTGCGCGTCACCTTCGCGACCGGGCAGCCGAAGTTGGAGTCGACGTGGTCGGCCAGCCCCTCGCCGACGATGATCCGGACGGCTTCGGCCATGGTCTTCGGGTCAACCCCGTACAGCTGCATCGACCTGGGCTTTTCTTCGGCCCCGAAGGTCATCATGTGCATGGTGCCGGGATGCCGTTCGACGACGGCGCGGGCGGTGATCATCTCGCACACGTAGATGCCGGCGCCGTACTCGGCGCACAGCTGCCGGAAGGCAACGTTGGTGATCCCGGCCATCGGCGCGAGCACGACCGGCGGATCGACCTCGTAGGGGCCGATCTTCAGGGCGGGCTTGCTCAGGGTCGCGGTCACGTCCTCCATTGTCGCTGGTGGTGTTGGTCACACCCCACCAGGGTCCAGGGCGGCCTCGAGCAGCGCACGCGTCTCCTCGTCGAACGCGACGAGGCGGATCAGCTCGACCCCGGACGGTGTCTCCCGCAGCGTGCGGACCGCGATCCGCGCGGCTTCGGCAGGCGGGTAGCCGTAGACGCCGGTCGCGATCGCCGGGAACGCGATGCGGTGGACCCCCAGCTCGTCGGCGACCGCCAGGCTACGGCGGTAGCAGGACGCCAGCAGCTCGGCCTCGCCGTACCCGCCGCCGTCCCAGACCGGGCCCACTGTGTGGATGACGTACCTGATCGGGGCGAGGCCGAACGCCGGCGTCGCCTTGGCGTCTCCCGGGTCGCACGGCGCGATCGCCGCGCCGGCTTCGGCCAGCTCGGGCCCGGCGGCGCGGTGGATCGCGCCGTCCACGCCGCCACCGCCCAGGAGCGACTCGTTCGCGGCCGTGACGACGGCGTCGACGCGCTCGCGGGTGATGTCGCCGAGTACCACCTCGATCGCGGTCATCTCCCGATGGTGCCTGCCGGCCGGAACCGGCGGCTGGGGGTTCGCACCGGGCGAACGGGGACCTGCTTTCCCGGACCGTCACGTCGCCCTCACGGTGATCGGCTCGTCACTCCGGCCAGGCATAGGGTTCGGCGTATGACGAACGCGCCTCTCCGCTGGGGAATCATGGGTACCGGCGGGATCGCCACGGCCTTCGCCCAGGACCTGCGGCTCACCGGGTCCGGCGTGGTCGCCGCGGTCGGGTCGCGGTCGGCCGAAAGCGCCCGGCGGTTCGCCGACGCGCTCGGCATCCCCCGTCGGCACAGCAGCTACGCAGCCCTCGCGGACGATCCGGACGTCGACGTCGTCTACGTCGCCACCCCGCACCCGCTGCACCACGGCAACGCCCGGCTCGCCCTCGAAGCCGGGAAGCCGGTGCTCGTCGAGAAGCCGTTCACGATGAACGCCGACGAGGCCCGTGACCTCGTCGAACTGGCGCGGGCCAACGGCCTTTTCCTGATGGAGGCGATGTGGACGCGGTTCCTGCCGCACGTCCGGCACATCCGTGAGCTCCTGCCGCGGCTCGGGGACGTCGTCACCGTCGCCGCCGATCACGGGCAGTGGTTTGCCGAAGATCCGGCCTTCCGGCTGTTCGCGCCGGAACTGGGTGGTGGTGCCCTGCTCGACCTGGGGATCTACCCCGTGTCGTTTGCGTCGATGGTGCTCGGGGCGCCCGAGCGGGTGGCCGCGATGGCGACGCCCGCCTTCACCGGCGTCGACGCCCAGATGTCGATGCTGTTCGGCTACGCGAGCGGTGCCCAGGCCGTCCTGACCTGCACCTTGAGCGCCGTTTCGCCGACCACCGCGGCGATCGTGGGCACCGACGCGCGGATCGAGGTCGACGGGCCCTTCTACGCTCCCGCGTCCTTCACCTTCATCCCGCGCGAAGGCGAGCGAAGCCGCTTCGAGTACGTCGACGAGGGGCGTGGCCTGCGGCACCAGGCCGACGAAGTCGCGCTGCGGCTGGCCGACGGCGAGACCGAAAGCCCGCTGATGCCGCTGGCCGAAACCGTCTCGATCATGACCACCATGGACCGGGTGCTGGCCGCGACCAGGACGTGACCCGCGATTGAGTAGTGCTACGGATCCGCAGGTGACGCCGGTGGGCGACGCTGTCCGGTATGACCACCGAAGCGGATGTGCTCCTCCGGCTCGCCGGCGAGATCGACGACCTGGGGCGTCGTCTCGCCTTGGTGGGCTCCGAACTGCGAACCGTCCGGGAGACGCAGCCAGAGCAGGCCGAACAGGCCGCGCAACCGCCGCAGCCTGAGCCCCAACCCCAACCCCAACCCCAGCCCCAGCCGCCCCGGCCGATGCGGCCCGAGTCGGTCCCCTGGCCGCACTACCAGTGGCAGCCGCCGCCCCGGCCGCAGTACGCGCCGCCCCCGCAGTACGCGCCCGCGCCCTCCATGCCGATCCCGCGGCAGACGCTGGGCGAAAAGCTCGGCAAGGAAGGCGCCGGCAGCCGCGTGCTCGCCTGGGTCGGCGGCGCCGTGACGCTGCTCGGCGTCGTCCTGCTGCTCGTGCTCGCCGTGCAGCGCGGCTGGCTCGGGCCGCTGCCGCGCGTGCTCGTCGGCGCCGGGTTCGGGCTGGCGCTGACCGGCACCGGTGTGTGGCTGCACCGCAAGCCCGCCGGCCGCACCGGCGCGTTCGCGCTGGCCGCCACCGGCATCGCGACGCTCTACCTTGACGTCCTCGCCGCGACGTCGCTGTACGAGTTCCTGCCGGTGCTCGCCGGGCTCGCCGCCGGGCTGGCGGTCGCCGTCGGCGGGCTGCTGGTGGCCGTGCGCTGGGATTCGCCGCTGCTGGCCGCCGCCGTCGTCATCGGCTGTGTCGTGTGCGCACCGATGATCGTCCGCGGCTTCACCCCCGAACTGGTCACCTTCCTGCTGATGGTCCAGCTCGCGACGGCACCGGTGCAGCTGCGCCGCGACTGGTCGTCGCTGACGCTCGCCGCCGGTCTGCCGCCGCTGTTCGCCTCCGTGATCAGCACGGCGTTGCTCGGCGGGGGCGGCAGCTGGGCGAACACCGCGGCGGCCGGCGGTGCCGGGGTCACCGGCGTCGTGCTCGCGTTGATCGCGCTGCGCCGCCGCGAAAACGACCCCGCGGCGCTGTCGCTGCTGGCGACCGAGGTGGTGCCCACGCTCATCGCGGCACTGCTGCTGCCGAAGGCGCAGGCCGTGCCGATCACGGCCGGTGCGGGTGTCGTGCTGCTCGCCGTCTGGGCCGCCCGGCGGTGGTGGCCCGGGTTCGCGGGACAGGTGGCCGGGCTGGCCGGGCTGCTCGCCCTCCTGCAGGCGACGGTCACCCAGTTCGACGGGCCGGCGCGCGCCGGGGTGCTGCTCGGGGAGGCGCTGCTGCTGGTGGTGGCCGCGGTCGGCGGGCGCAACCGGGGCGCGCTGGCGGCCGCGCTCGGGTTCGCGGCGATCGGCGGCCTGCTCGGCGTGGTCTTCGACGTCACGCCGCTGTTGCTGATCGTCCCCCGCGCGCACCCGGTCGCCGAGCTGACCGGTGCGCTCGCGGTCGCCGCGCTGATCCTCGCCGTGTCGGTCGTGCTGCCGTGGGCCGCCGCGCGACTGGAGGTGTTCCGCGGGCCGGCCGAAGACCTGCCGATCTGGCTGGTCGCCGGGGTTTCGGCGCTGTACGGCGCCGCCGGGGTCGTGCTGTGCGGCGCGCTGCTGGCGGTGCCCGGCCGGACCGGGTTCCTCCTCGGCCACGCACTGATCACGGTGTCCTGGACGGTCGCCGCGCTCGTGCTGCTCCTGCGCGGGATCGACGTCGTCGCGCTGCGGGTGACCGGGCTGATCCTGGTCGGCGCCGCGGTGGTCAAGCTGGTGCTGTTCGACCTCTCGACGCTCGACGGGCTGGCCAGGGTCGGCGCGTTCCTCGGCGCGGGATTGGTGCTGCTGGCGGCCGGGACGCGGTACGCGCGGCGGGTCGCGTCGCGGTAGCGCGGAAGAAATTGTCGGTGCCCCGTGGTTACCTGGGTCACAGACCCGACGACCAGGGGGCACCGACATGGCAGCACCGAAACTGTCCGATCGCGCCGGCGAACCGATCGCCTGGCTCACCACCGTCACTCCGAAGGGGCGGCCCGCACCCCGGCCGGTGTGGTTCGTCCTCGACGGCGAGGACATCGTGGTGTTCAGCGAGCCCGGCACCGCGAAACTCCGGCACATCGAGGCGAACCCCGACGTCAGCTTCCACCTCAACAGCGACTCCCACGGCGGCTCGATCCTCGTCGTGAGCGGGAAAGCGCACGTCGAGACGGGCAAGGCGTCGGAGGCGCCCGGGTACCTCGACAAGTACGGCTCCCGCTACGCGGCGATCGGCCTGGACGCGGCCGGGTTCGACGCCAAGTACTCCGTCCGCATCCGCGTGGTGCCCGAGCGCACCTGGGGGTTCTGACTCAGAAATCGACGTCGAGGCAGGCGAGCCGGGCACCCGCGGTGCCCGCGTGGCCCGGGTCGATGTGCGTGTGCGTCTCGTGGACGACCACGGACTTCGGCCGCCGATCGGTGACCCTCCAGTCCACTGTGGACCGGGCGAAGCCGGTGCCGGCCCGGTCGGTGGTGAAGTCGAGCCAGATTTCGTTGCGCGGGTTCGCGTACGCGGGGTCGACCGACGGCTTCACCGGGTCCGGCACGTGCTGGAAGTGCGGCCCGGCGGCGTCGCCGGCGGCTCCGCACGGCTGGGTGTGCGCGTGGGCGCCGTAGGCGCGACCCGGCAGCAGGCCGGTGACGAAGAGCAGGGTGGTGGTGCCGGTGGCCGAAACGCCGAAGACGTGCGCCCGGGCACCGGGCGGGACGAGGTCGGGGCGGTACGTCACGGCCGGGGCGTGGTCGGAGAACGTGCCGTGGGCGGTCGTGAACCGCGCCGGTGACGGTGACGCGGCGGCGGCACCCGGAACGAGTACGGCGACGGCGGCCGCGGCGGCCAAGGCGGGAAGAAGGCGCATTTCCCCTCTTTAGCCAGTCGTCCGGGGACGCAGCCATGATCATCACTCGAAAGTGTGACCGATATGGTGGAAAAGTCACGTATTTCCCAACCGGTGGACGGTCCCGAGCCCGGTTATGGTCGTATCGTGTCCGAACACACCGGCGAAACCCGCAACGAGAAGCTGCAGCGCAACCTCGGCGAGCTGCTGCAGGAGCTGCGGGTCGCCCAAGCCGGGGTGCAGATCCTCTTCGGTTTCCTGCTGTCGGTCGTGTTCACCGACCGGTTCCACGACGCCAGCGGGTTCGAGAAGGCGCTGCACCTGTCCGCGGTCGCGCTGGCGGTGGCCGCGACCGCGCTGCTGACCGCGCCGGCGGCGTGGCACCGGCTGCTGTTCCGCACCGGCAGCCGGGAGCGGATCCTGACCGTCGGCAACCGGCTCGTGCTGGTCGGGCTGGTCTGCCTGGCCCTCGCCATCACCTCGACGGTCGCGCTGATCGCCAAGGTCGTCTACGGCTGGATCGCGATGGTGGTCCTGGGCGCGCTGTGCGTGCTGATCTTCGGGATCCTCTGGTTCGTCATGCCGATGCGGATGCACCCGGCCAACGGTGATCAGCCGACGGGCCCGCCCAAGTAGAGCGTGTCCTCCTGGACGAAGCAGAGCGGGTTGCCGAACGGGTCGTCGGCGTAGAAGGAGCGCTCGCCCCAGAACTGCGTCTCGATCGCGTCGTCGACCCAGCGCGGTCCGGCGGCGCGCACCCGCTCGAACGTCTCCTCGACGTCCTCGACCGCGAGGTAGACGATCCGCGGGTCCCGCTGCGGGCGGGGCTCGCGGTGTTCCGGGGGCGCTTCGACGCAGGCCAGTACCACGCCGCCGCAGGTGAAGTAGTGGCGGTTGACCGCGATCCGCTCGCCGGGGGCGCCGAAGACGGCGGCGTAGAACGCGACGGCGACCTCGACGTCGTCGACGGGCTGGATCAACCGGAACACCCGCGGCCCGCTCATGCGGGGCACACTACCGCTGTTCATCCCGCGTTCGGCAGCAGTTGCCGGGGTGGTCGGAAGCCGCCCGTAGCTTCCCGCCCGTGACTGACACTTCTCGCCGGACCTTCCTCCTCGGCGCCCCGGCCGTCGCCGCCGCGGCGACCCTGCCGAACGTCCTCGGCGCCCCGGCCGCCGAAGCCACCGGCCGGCACCGCCCGGACGCCGAAGATCCGCGCTTCACGCTCGTGGTCATGCCGGACACGCAGTACCTGTTCGACGAGGACCGCGGGGACGCGGCCCCGCTGGACGCCTCGCTGCGGTACGTCCTCGACGAGTCGGCCGACAACGTTGTCTTCCTCGCTCACCTCGGTGATCTCACCCAGAACGGGCGGGTGGACGAGTTCGCCAGGATCAGCCGGTCGTTCCGGGCGCTCGACCGCCGCCGGTTCCCGTACAGCACCCTCGCGGGCAACCACGACATCGACGGCTCGAAGGACGACCAGCGTGGCCCGTCGCCGTACCTCGACGCGTTCGGCCCGCAGCGCCGGCGCAACTCGCCGACGTTCCGGGGCGCCTCGAAGGACGGCTACAACACCTTCCACATCTTCCGCGGCGGCGGCCGCGAATGGCTGCTGCTCGCCCTCGACTGGCGGCCCTCGGCCGGCGGCCTGAACTGGGCGAAGCAGGTCCTCGCGCAGCACCCGACGCTGCCGGCCATCCTCACCATCCACGAGCTGGTCTGGGCCGACGACGACCACCGGGCCCAGTTCTCGACCTTCGGCGAGCACGTCTGGCAGGAGCTCGTCCAGGGCAACGACCAGATCTTCCTCACGCTCAACGGGCACTACTGGCCGACCGGGCGCACCGTCCGGAAGAACGCCGCCGGCCACGACGTGCACGTCCACATCGCCAACTACCAGGACCGCTACTACGGCGGCAGCGCGATGGTCCGGCTCTACCGGTTCGACCTGGCGCGGGGCGTGATCGACGTCCGGACGTTCTCGCCGTGGCTCGCCGCGCAGGACCACCTCAGCGAGATGCAGCAGCAGGAGGCCGAGCGCAGCGGGGCCGCCGACTACTTCAGCCTGGAGATCGACTTCGCCGAGCGCTTCAAGGGCTTCGCGCCCGTGCCGGTTCCGCCTGCGCGGCCGGCGAAGCAGCTGCTGGTCCCGGGCACGGTCGCGTACTGGCGCTTCGAAGGCGGCCAGGACGGCCAGGCGGTCCCGGACACCGTCGTCGTCCGCGACCAGACCGGCCGCGGCAACGACCTCACGCGCGTCACCGCACCCGGCAGCGGGCCGGACGCGCTGCAGTATTCGAAGGAGTTTTCGCCGCGGCAGCCGTCACGGGCGAGCCTGCGGTTCGACGGAGGCCGCGACCCGAGCCGGGGCGCCTACCTGCGCACGGTCGACGCCGCGCCGATCAACCGGCTGAAGTTCGAGCGCGGGTACACGGTCGAGGCGTTCTTCCGGCTGCCGGCGAACTTCAAGGACGGCCACCACGGCTGGTGCGGGCTCTTCGCCCGCCAAGGCAGCGGCGCGGCCGCGGGCAAGACCGGCGACGACCCGAAGGAATCGGCGGCCACGCTGTCCCTTTCGGACGGTGGCGAGCTGCAGTGGGCGGTGTACCCGCTGAACCAGAACCGGACCTCGACGAACTGGGGCCACGAGCTGCCGGTGGAGAAGTGGTGGCACGTGGCCGTGGTGAACGACGGCCGGCGCACGGTCGTCTACGTCGACGGCTGCCCGGTGGTGCGGAACCCGGCCACGCCGGCGGTCGGGCTCGCCGACCCGGGCGGCCCGTGGCTGGTCGGCGCGTCGTCCTACGACAGCAAGGTCGACCGCAGTTTCGCGGGGTTGCTGGGTGACGTGCGGGTGGTCGACCGGCCGCTGAACCCGCGTGAATTCATGCTGGGCTGAGGCTCTTGACAGCGGGTGGACAATAAAAAATCGGCGTGCCCTCCGAAAACAACGGGAGCGATCGCCGAACCTGATAAGAGTCTAACCGCTGTGAGGGGAACTTGTCAAACCAGGGGTACGACGAGGAATTGCGGGAAGAACGGGCCTACGTCGCCGCGCTGTACGAGCGG
Encoded proteins:
- a CDS encoding DUF2339 domain-containing protein, whose product is MTTEADVLLRLAGEIDDLGRRLALVGSELRTVRETQPEQAEQAAQPPQPEPQPQPQPQPQPPRPMRPESVPWPHYQWQPPPRPQYAPPPQYAPAPSMPIPRQTLGEKLGKEGAGSRVLAWVGGAVTLLGVVLLLVLAVQRGWLGPLPRVLVGAGFGLALTGTGVWLHRKPAGRTGAFALAATGIATLYLDVLAATSLYEFLPVLAGLAAGLAVAVGGLLVAVRWDSPLLAAAVVIGCVVCAPMIVRGFTPELVTFLLMVQLATAPVQLRRDWSSLTLAAGLPPLFASVISTALLGGGGSWANTAAAGGAGVTGVVLALIALRRRENDPAALSLLATEVVPTLIAALLLPKAQAVPITAGAGVVLLAVWAARRWWPGFAGQVAGLAGLLALLQATVTQFDGPARAGVLLGEALLLVVAAVGGRNRGALAAALGFAAIGGLLGVVFDVTPLLLIVPRAHPVAELTGALAVAALILAVSVVLPWAAARLEVFRGPAEDLPIWLVAGVSALYGAAGVVLCGALLAVPGRTGFLLGHALITVSWTVAALVLLLRGIDVVALRVTGLILVGAAVVKLVLFDLSTLDGLARVGAFLGAGLVLLAAGTRYARRVASR
- a CDS encoding O-acetyl-ADP-ribose deacetylase, giving the protein MTAIEVVLGDITRERVDAVVTAANESLLGGGGVDGAIHRAAGPELAEAGAAIAPCDPGDAKATPAFGLAPIRYVIHTVGPVWDGGGYGEAELLASCYRRSLAVADELGVHRIAFPAIATGVYGYPPAEAARIAVRTLRETPSGVELIRLVAFDEETRALLEAALDPGGV
- a CDS encoding glyoxalase/bleomycin resistance/extradiol dioxygenase family protein; translation: MSGPRVFRLIQPVDDVEVAVAFYAAVFGAPGERIAVNRHYFTCGGVVLACVEAPPEHREPRPQRDPRIVYLAVEDVEETFERVRAAGPRWVDDAIETQFWGERSFYADDPFGNPLCFVQEDTLYLGGPVG
- a CDS encoding LamG-like jellyroll fold domain-containing protein, giving the protein MTDTSRRTFLLGAPAVAAAATLPNVLGAPAAEATGRHRPDAEDPRFTLVVMPDTQYLFDEDRGDAAPLDASLRYVLDESADNVVFLAHLGDLTQNGRVDEFARISRSFRALDRRRFPYSTLAGNHDIDGSKDDQRGPSPYLDAFGPQRRRNSPTFRGASKDGYNTFHIFRGGGREWLLLALDWRPSAGGLNWAKQVLAQHPTLPAILTIHELVWADDDHRAQFSTFGEHVWQELVQGNDQIFLTLNGHYWPTGRTVRKNAAGHDVHVHIANYQDRYYGGSAMVRLYRFDLARGVIDVRTFSPWLAAQDHLSEMQQQEAERSGAADYFSLEIDFAERFKGFAPVPVPPARPAKQLLVPGTVAYWRFEGGQDGQAVPDTVVVRDQTGRGNDLTRVTAPGSGPDALQYSKEFSPRQPSRASLRFDGGRDPSRGAYLRTVDAAPINRLKFERGYTVEAFFRLPANFKDGHHGWCGLFARQGSGAAAGKTGDDPKESAATLSLSDGGELQWAVYPLNQNRTSTNWGHELPVEKWWHVAVVNDGRRTVVYVDGCPVVRNPATPAVGLADPGGPWLVGASSYDSKVDRSFAGLLGDVRVVDRPLNPREFMLG
- a CDS encoding superoxide dismutase; translated protein: MRLLPALAAAAAVAVLVPGAAAASPSPARFTTAHGTFSDHAPAVTYRPDLVPPGARAHVFGVSATGTTTLLFVTGLLPGRAYGAHAHTQPCGAAGDAAGPHFQHVPDPVKPSVDPAYANPRNEIWLDFTTDRAGTGFARSTVDWRVTDRRPKSVVVHETHTHIDPGHAGTAGARLACLDVDF
- a CDS encoding Gfo/Idh/MocA family protein produces the protein MTNAPLRWGIMGTGGIATAFAQDLRLTGSGVVAAVGSRSAESARRFADALGIPRRHSSYAALADDPDVDVVYVATPHPLHHGNARLALEAGKPVLVEKPFTMNADEARDLVELARANGLFLMEAMWTRFLPHVRHIRELLPRLGDVVTVAADHGQWFAEDPAFRLFAPELGGGALLDLGIYPVSFASMVLGAPERVAAMATPAFTGVDAQMSMLFGYASGAQAVLTCTLSAVSPTTAAIVGTDARIEVDGPFYAPASFTFIPREGERSRFEYVDEGRGLRHQADEVALRLADGETESPLMPLAETVSIMTTMDRVLAATRT
- the dusB gene encoding tRNA dihydrouridine synthase DusB, which encodes MEDVTATLSKPALKIGPYEVDPPVVLAPMAGITNVAFRQLCAEYGAGIYVCEMITARAVVERHPGTMHMMTFGAEEKPRSMQLYGVDPKTMAEAVRIIVGEGLADHVDSNFGCPVAKVTRKGGGAALPFKRKLFEAIVRESVKAAGDTPFTVKFRIGIDDDHHTFLDAGRIAEAEGAAAVSLHARTAAQRYSGQADWTKIAALKEAVTSIPVLGNGDIFSAADALRMVEETGCDGVVVGRGCLGRPWLFGELEAAFAGRPLPTPPNLGEVAKVLRRHTELLIEHDGHDKAMRDIRKHMAWYLMGFPVGSELRRGFAMLSSMDQLDDLIAQLDHSAPFPEAATGPRGRQGSPGKVTLPHGWLDDPDDDCVPEAEDMHSGG
- a CDS encoding DUF6328 family protein — encoded protein: MSEHTGETRNEKLQRNLGELLQELRVAQAGVQILFGFLLSVVFTDRFHDASGFEKALHLSAVALAVAATALLTAPAAWHRLLFRTGSRERILTVGNRLVLVGLVCLALAITSTVALIAKVVYGWIAMVVLGALCVLIFGILWFVMPMRMHPANGDQPTGPPK
- a CDS encoding TIGR03667 family PPOX class F420-dependent oxidoreductase, which codes for MAAPKLSDRAGEPIAWLTTVTPKGRPAPRPVWFVLDGEDIVVFSEPGTAKLRHIEANPDVSFHLNSDSHGGSILVVSGKAHVETGKASEAPGYLDKYGSRYAAIGLDAAGFDAKYSVRIRVVPERTWGF